CTGGTAGATAGCGGAGCTGATGCTTGCCTCCCTCATCGATTAAGTGTTGCaatacactgccacagggaccaaacttttattcattattattattaatgcaatataggtttagattattttataactattgaatttaaattaaaaatgtaacaaatgtCGTCCAGAAGAGTTGACCATACAGAAAATCGTACGCGGCGTGAGGCGTACCCTTAATGCTGTATAACTACTCTTagttttttatctaaatatagtaacgttaaacaatttatatacatattggTCGCAAACTATTTGTTTAGCAATTACGGCTTAAACTGAAAGAGCTTTTATCGTGTTGTATCGTTTTGTTTGTGTAAAACAAGTATATAAAGAACCGTATGACGTACACTAAATGCAAAAAACGCAAATCTACATCTGTTACATTGAGATATTTGTAATTGGCAAGTATCGCCCTTCAGTAACATACCTCGTTGATTTTTGAGAGCAACTCCTCTCGACTTTCCTTCGCCGTACGATCAAGTATTATAGAAAGAAGAATCCATTGCTTTGCACGCCAGTGCTAACAAGTAGCTCTTTTTAGTGTATatacttttgtttaaaaaaatccatttatTTTACGGGAATACCGAAACGTTAAAAGTTAAAGtttaactttaaatagaactactaataaataacaaaaaatctttttcaGTGTCACCAATCAGAGCCACAAATGGCAACAGCGTGCAAGCGTCCCCAGCGCGTGAGTTGTCAAGAGATACTCCAGACTACCAATATGGAAGGTTCGACGCAAGCGCATTACACATCGCACACGCTCTAAAACAGACAGAGCTTCAAAAGGCCTACCATAGACCGAGAGAGAAACCCATTGATTGCTATTTGGTAAGTCACTAACTGcgccatttttttatatcacttGCCAACATTGTATAGTGTTTTAATACGGTCGGATATTTGGAAGTTATAATCATTTCgagtataaaaacaatttttttctggATTGGCAAAAATACGTTAcagaatttttgtattaattttctggAGTTCACCACTGCCGTATTACCAGATTTCGGCTTGACCTTGGGACATTTACATCCCGTATACGAATTTCAAGCATTTATTGGTTGGTTATTGGTTTGTGGATTCCGTTTCCGCACTTTGACTATCAATAGttccgttgtgcgtaaagtcctggctaactaagccagccAAACTCTTTCCATAAGCACAGAAGcttcctgggcacttcgcaggcttcacggagcgacctcactccGACGATTTCTGCACGTAAATTGAAAGCATAGCCTATGCGCAGTTTtagtgtacatattatgttaagTCTCTCAGTGACATTAAAacataatctaattttatgtatgtaatattaattaggaACTTATTTCGCAGTCATaggttaattataatttgagaCACGTTTCGCGTTGcattaacatcaggtgaaataaatttagattaaaattGGCCTAGATTGACCAATTTGAGAAATCGTGACGAAAAGCTTAAATGGTAATAGTATTTAGTATTAGCAAAACTTCTTGAAAGCTGTctctatctataataatatatataaaaaattatttgaatctAATTTCATcggatatatttttaaataaatatgtaaaatatacaaatgaaactacttttttatagtaatcaaaaataaaccaacaacttaaaataataatataattcataataCCTATTAAGCTCGCCGCAGAGAAAACTTTCAAATGATTCTTTTTTAAGGCTATTCTTTAAAAAGTGTTATTGCTAAAACCTTTCCTCTTGGTCCTTACATATGTGAGGGACAAAAagtagattaaaaaaatatattatacttcatGTACCGTGTATTTGTATCATTGCTATATCTATGCACTTTTGCCATCTTATATGTAGTTCATtgatttactaaaaaaaacattcggacgggtatcaataaaatctttgaagaCGGTTTCGACTGCCCCAGTAGAGTTGAATTTTTTACCTTGCAAGAAGTTATCCAGATTTCGAAATAAATGGTAATCTGTTGGAGAAAGGTCCGTGGAGTAAAGTcagttgtaattaaaatataattgaattttataaaccTCTTATTGGAGGGTGTAGACCTCCAGGCGTTTTCATCCCTGTGTATCTACATTTCTTATCGTCTACGATATAAGAAAAACGATTTAAAAGAATCTACAACATATGCTTTCATTTTTGGCGCTAGTGAATAAAACATGCAAAACTCTTACGGTGAAAACCGGACAAAGATATTTTCTATTTGATAAAGTTAATACCTTGTGAATGAATCATTCAGTGTCGTCGAAGTAATGAAGATTCCAGTGAGGTTCTTTGAAATCGCAGTTCCGTTAACAAGTAGATCTTGTACTACTCTCATGTTACcacaacataaaattgttgtaATAATTACCATAGAGTAATAAAATGTCCACTTATTTAGCACGAGAGTGTATCAAGTTATAATCTACGTATAGTATGATCAAAAGAAgtcaattttgtatttaattaccgacctaacatttattactaacgaaaaatacacacaaaataataaaaatcaaaaaagattaaaaacaaaaaaatatggaaaGAAATTAGAAAGAGAAGACaatagtttgcgcctcagacgtaaaaaaagaaaaataaggtaaaaataataatagtaaaaattaacagtGAAAGTAAAGAAGTCTTGGAAGATTTGTTtgcaaaaatatagtaaataaagaaataaaaataaaatattgttaatgaaaCTACTAtaagaaatagataaataaattatgttattttattatatctttacaagtatatctatattaagCAAAAAAGGCGTCCGCTAGGTAAACATAAAcggtattttatttacctaaGTCAACCTTACCTAAAATTTTGGTTAATCACATAAATGCATAGATCTAAACATTAAATTGTCcttgttatgaataaaaaaagacTTAGAGTAGAGTCACAATTTACAATCGTTTaaatatactcgtataatgtaaaattataataaaagagTCGTTAATTATATTGGTATATAACTTAGCAAGATTCAGGTGTGGTAGGAAAAGACTTAAAAAACTACAGCTTAACTTATTTGCgaaaaaaaacatcattttCCCCGCCTTAATTCCGATGGGTTATACAGCTTTTCGTTAAAAGACAATCcgacatataattaaaaaaaacttcggACCACTAGTTcctgtataaacaaaaatctgtggcgctacaacctttttcgctctgggcctcaaatttctgtatctgtttcgtgatcatttgtctaataggcaagtaggagatcagcctcatgtgcctgacacacgtcgtcgaatttttggtcggagacaagccggtttcctcaccgtttgagtgaatgttaaacacatagaaagtccattggatcacagccgggatcgaacccacgacctcagggatgagagtcgcacgctgaagccccTAGCCCAACACTGCACAAGCAAGTATAACCTTTAAAATAGTAGAATCTATGGATTCCTTCCATAAGGTTTTTTTGAGCTACCTTTGTAATTTGCAATCACACCGTATTAGtagaaaatattacatataatgaAAGTTGTATAAAGAAAGTGTCACCCATGTGACATCTGGACAGTTCAGTCAAGGTTGATTTGTGTTAGTTTCACTGTCGTTAAAGTGGTAATCGGTTTTAATGGTATGTGAGTGTAATAATACCCGCAGATCTTTGCGCGATAAGTGCGAAGAAGTTCTGGAACTTTAGAAAAGCTTTAATTTGCAATAAGCGTACATCAagcaatataaaatagtttttatatagagaCAACAATTTCCTCAGCCTATTAACATTTCATAGACATTATTATATGTTGGCTAGACGTAGAAGAGAAGGTTATTTGTGTTCTTGGTATGTGAACACCGCTTTGAAGACTGGTTATTAATATCATATCAATgaaaatgatatattatttggtAGGTGAATCGAAgacgtaaaatattatattatttaaatatttattcactgACTACGCTCTGCCCCAAAATTGTATAATCTAAAGTTTATCCGAAACGAGGAACTCCTAcgataagtttttattatacttatttcAATTACggtatttataatgtaattatttttgtcgtTATGGCAACCACAGTCAACAGAAACAAATACATTGTTGCCTGCAACTGCAAAGTCGCCCACATATTTGGAACTAGATCAAATATCACCCGGTGCAGCCTGTGTATGAGTGGGTGCACGGCCTTGCGCCTACGCACAATTCATgcttatttgtataaaaataatatactattttaattagaatgaaaaatgtgtttataaaaggtaaaaaaatattttaagttaaaggaataacataaattgtaatgtgttttgtgtgtttataaGTTAGGTATTTTTACTGAagttatcaaaaataattttcagtatttaaaaaaaaaatacctgcactgtttcaattaataataataacttgttTGATtctatatatttgattttatccATATGTAGTTACTAACAATTCGGTCTTAGTTGCTAtcttattattagtttttaaataaagcaaaAAGCTCAAACATGTTCAGTAAACCAACTTTTTATGCGTGTTCTTGGTCAGGATATCACTGGTGTTATCCAAATTAAGACGCGTTtggttattataattttacaattaatagCTTTGGAGGTACGATACAAGACAGTGAAAAGTACTTATACTTATTAAGAAGAGATTATTAGTTGAcaagataaaatttattagtaaaaagaCGAGAAAACAACTTCTTTATACACGTCAAATACTATATCTTTCTATTGGCCCCGCACActgtatatactttttttttatagaacaaaggggcaggaggctcacctgatgttaagtgataccgccgcccatggacactctcaatgccacaGGGCTCGCGAATgcccttttaagaattggtacgctcttttcttgagggACCCTAAGTctaattagttcggaaatacgtCAGTGGGcagcaattatattattatttcaagttCTCCaggctttttatttcttaattttttagtattaCAAAGTCTTTCAATCAAAGTCGTTTAATAAGATGTTATATAAGGTCAGATCTATGCGAGGTTCATTACGTGGTGTAATACAATCCATTGTTATGATACCGTTAGCGTAGTAGCGGAGCGTATAGCGGCATATCATATCTGACCTCGTTCGTAAATACTTTTTGGTTGTTTTGTTGAATTTGACTGTTAGAAAAAAAGACCTTTATAGTGTCGTAcgatttttacttaaaattattaaaaaaattactaacatTTCAACAAACTTAGGagctttaaattatatgtaccTGTATGTTCAGTGGAGCGTTTATTTACAGACAAGTCAGCTTTCCGTGTTTTCAAAATacttaaagtaaaacaattataataatccagaggcgctacaacccATAAGGTTCTTGGATTAAATccgattattaattaactttcaAGACAATCAATCATAGacgagtaggtgatcagcattGTTTGTCATGctggtttcctcgcgatgttttcaccgtacttaaagttaaaactattttgcTAAACTAACACTAATGTTGAAATGggtataatttaattcacaACCTAAATGCACTCAAAATCAATTGTTAGCAATTCAACGTTGAAATATTAGAATACTAACATTTATTGGCATTCAATTTAACAAGTTATAGTTTGTCATTTGTTACttcaattttgaaaattccgcaaagcatatttaaattattttatacaaataatgagTAGGAAACCATCGGCATTTTCTAATATGCTATATTAgaaaatgatatatatatgtaaggcTAAACTGGTATGTCTTTAGATTGTAaaaggtattattttttatttaatatcgacagtcttattaaaagaaaactaagaagtttttttttaatttctcatcaaaaaaatttcaaaaagagataattaaataaaatttaaaccacGACGCTCACACAAACTGCGTGAatcagaaattaaaatttaaaaacaatcaattaaaattgagaaagatacaatatatacacatttttatatataagattcaTTCGAAGCCAATCAATCATTTATCGTTTAATAATTCATCTTTAACTTGTATAACTAATAATTCATATCTGTGAACATTATACACGAACACCCGGCGTGCCGTGAGAACTGTGTACCGTTATACAAACGTATAATTCATATGCCTGAGCTTCTACAAAAGCAGGAAACTGTTGGAAtgtcagtaaaaaaatatattgtcatAATGTCCAGTGTACTCGCACGTTTTTATAAAAGGGAGCTAACGTCGGGAGGAAAATGTAATATTCCAAGGGATATATTGTACCAACTAGCTGTGCAGTGCAGTTACTGTTTTAATTGACAACacgtaaaaaaacttaattaaaacctTATCGCGTTAACAGTAAGTATAGACGTTGACAAGGCGGATATTGAAGTCTCCTAAATAAGTGTTTGTcagtttaaagtaaaatactcATCGGCTCTTTTAATTCACGCTGCAATATTTATGGACATATTAATCCAGACCACGAAACTCggacaaacatttataatcaagttaaatttttatataaaatataatagatattCCGAGCTCCAACGTAGCAATGTAATTCAGGCAAGGAGGAAAAGTATCTGCCCCATGATTCTTCACCTAATGTGAAGGTTATATTAcctagatggggcagagggAGACAACAGAGAGTCTCCATCGCGTTCGgtcttgagcctcgtatttcacctcgctccaagtcCTCGCGCCTTGCAGATGAGGCGAAGAGCCGGAAAGGCTCTTCgcctcatctgcaactgtacGACGCCAGGTTTGCTTGGGACGGCCACGCTTCCACTTTCCTTGCGGGTTCCAATTAAGCGCCTTCTTGGGGATATGATTGGAATATCTTCGAAGTGTATGGCCTATCCATTTCAATGCGTCGCCTCATCAATGATTCTTATGTTTCATAAAAGCAATAGCTTTAACATTAAGATTTAGATGTTTTTAAGGggttattactttatttattatacacctTAGATTTTTAAAGCACATTCTTGTTAGCGATGTTTTTTGATACATAGTTTACCTGCCTACTTGACTACAATTAGCTATGGAGGCGGTATGAAAGATATGAATTACAATATAACATAATTCAAGTAGAAACATGTAGATTTGATAATCGCAAGTATAAAGCGCCGATAGGATCGTGGGTGCAATTTAATTGGcaaatgattataatttaaatacatgtaATATGTAGGCATTGGGAATATATTCcttgataattttgaagcctattatttcctatttaagttaaattatatataatatactagctgacctggcaaacgtcgttttgccaggtatatcatttataataaaaaataggggttgatcgtaaagggatgaaaattaattatttattattattttttaatgctgtatcataaaaaaaataagaaataaaaatttatctaagaatgaaaaaaaaaaattaggggtggactacccttaacatttagtgggatgaaaaatagatgttgtccgattcttagacatacccaatatgcacacaaaatttcatgagaatcggtcaagccgtttcggaggagtttaactacaaacaccgcgacacgagaattttatatattagatatacatatatttttttctaaacacaattttttaacttcttataaattttaacagcATACGCAATGCTAACGCGCCTCAGTACATGAGTGTGTGTGTCGGTGGGTCTATGTgagtgaatgagtgagtgtgaCGAAAATCTAAGAATATGATTTAATCAAAGATTCGagctttatatattaaatggagataattaattattactaacctTGGCAAGAACAAGTAATCACGGAATGATTTCAATAGATGCACTGTTTTGCTATTTAAATTAGCATTCGTAGGTCATTTCAAGTCTTGGAACACATCTGCTCTTTGTATGCAAATATTAGATGTGATagtcattattaattttatagtgtACGCATGTTTCTTTGACTATTAAGCTGTTAagataatacattttctatatGCACTGTCATAAAAAGAATCGCTAGAACCCTTGGTCTTtaccttagatttctgtatctgattCGTGATTTGATGATGATGTATTCCTACACCGTCAGAGATTTCAGATGTCAGAGATAAATTCGTTCAAAACTATGACTTCAGGAATTACAGTTTTATAAAAGTGCAATCACAATTCGACGAAAAGAGACAGTGTTATTACGGCTTATAGATAACTTTTTCTCTGATAGACGTAATGTTATACAACCGTCTTAGATAAATTAGCTatctaatacaatattattacaattcgAACCGGAAGTTATAGCGAGCGAGCTAGCGAAAAAACATACAAACTCTTTTGATTACATTAGGATAAGATCAAAATTAGCTTATAGAATAAGCGAtagttgcatttttatttcagtataacacttaactaaataaataaatcttgaaCTGAAAATcatgattttatattttattagttttaattgtatacttGGATATATTTTTACGTAATAGCATCTGGCCCAAATAACCAGAATTCTCAAAACAACTTAGTCTAAAGTATTTTTCcatgttacaatttttaaaacggATTTACGATATCGCGGCTAATTTTTCAATCGATTAAGTAAATTGCACCTTAATTgagatataaattaaaattgtgaatTGAGGATTTGTGTTAATGACGAACATTTGATAGgttctaattatttatttacgtttttatatagaataaaCTTTACGTACTAAGCATACAcagtaactttttaaatattttaaactacgTTTTACTGTTCTCACTTAATCTATTttcaccttttttttaaatggggTGAAAATGCGCTTAATCAGGCCCGCACGATGGATGTTGAGCTTGACGCGGAAACTGTGGGGCTGGGTCTACACTCAAAgccctctgctattcagaggggAGCGACCACACCACCACACACTACATCAGCTCGATTTGACATGACTTTAGTTTAAAGATTGCAATTAATCGGATTTGGtttttgtgaaaatatttggtattaaattaaaattctcgAAGGAAATTTCGTTATTTACGAGTCTTGCAGTGACgctttatgaaattctgtatttaaataacttttaagtttttattaaatataaattaattaaggtACTTAGGATTACAAAATGTCAGTATGAGCATCATCTATCGAtgagtttttgtaaaaatcaGCATAATATGAATTTCTGCCAACATTGATTAATAAttaggtataataataaatgttatggtggtacaatcgaaAGTTCGCATATCGCCACATATAATGGCGTGCAcatttgtcttaaaataattttaacatggaatttatatacaatattagtCATATCAATTAGTAAAtacttatatgtattatgtatagtgataaaatatcatattactagcagaccggccaagcgttgctgtggctaaggttttagttatattacatagtagtaacctattcaagggaaacggtaggagaacaccagtcatggggaccacaatgctttttttggtggtaatgccattaaattgtagcttatttgaaacgttggtactttcaacacagcgccatctgttagaattgtgactatcaaataataaacaaatattttgattgagatgtaagctatcctatcttttaagttggatgaaaaaacacacggtgtgcaaatttgattgatatcggttcggtagtttaggagtccatagcggacaaacaacgtgacacgtaatttatatatattaagattacaatatattataacgttcatattaatattaattataatgtttcacgcaaataatcattaatagaataatatattttttccaaaagtacatgaagtcgatttttaaaaaccaGAGTAGGAAGATCATTCaatgtttttggtaaattattataaaccttgtTGACTTTACAAAAGGTGTGTTTCCTATACAATTCCAGACTAATAggcacagccaatttctcCCCATGTTTACTTCGACAGATGTGTTTTCCCgttgacttaaaaatatttatgtttttgtgaaCGAATAATTGGATCACATGTGTgtgtacatttaattatttattagaatgATTACATATGTGGCGCTACAACGCCTTTATGTTGGCCTCCTACATTTCATAACCAGCTAGACGCCCTATGCATTACCCCCCACCTTTTCTTCTTTAGTTCCGCTAAAGTTgtaaaaattgtagatcaAGAAACCCTTaacaaatagtaaaataatgtatatttttataaacacgtACTATACGTATTaagaaattgtattttctCAATGCACATGTTCTGTTACTACGAACAATTTCATGTCATTATTACGTTCATTAGTTATTACATAGATAATTACTTTCCCGCCAAAAGCGCACGTTATTTATTAACTGTCATAATTTATCTGTTACATTCGGTTGCACAATCGGACGCCAATCACTACGTTAATTAACTTTCTCGAAGTCGTTGATCCCCGGGGTAATAAAAGATTCCTAAACacgtaaacaaaagaaaaaatacataaataattccCTCCACACTTTCTAAACTTTGAAAATttggtttaatatttaaatatagaagttTTCTCTTTGCTgcgaaaaataaagtaatgcaaactcatttaatttattactacttttgatattctataatatagataaaacaattgtttaataataatattttaaataaaaagctggCTCCTGATACACGATCAAATTtagtaaacaaaaacattaaacgcattatttttattgtgtaaaGAATACCACAGCTTATAGACAACTTAAGTTTTTACGTTTGTCATTTGTACTGACCATGTAAACTATAATTGTCTTTGGTGATATAGACAGATGACAGTTTCAATTGGGAATTCAATAAAAACGTTATCTGTAATTGATCACAGCTATTACAGCACAAAATGGAAGAATTAGAAGCAGGGCATGTCCATTCGGCATATAAATCGGTAATTATCTAGTTAGTGTGCGCATCATGGATGGTTTCTTATAAAGAATTCCGAGTAAAAAACATACCACCGTGCTTGGAAAGCGTAAAGATGTAACATGCGGTATTTATGAtgtatagtagatcatttatGACTGTCTatggtattttaaatatcggTTTGATTTGAATCGGTTCGATTCGAACACTCTGttgttaattgttatttatctGTGGTGATGTGTACAAATTgcaacttatttttaaattttcgtatGGTTTAAAAACAGGTAATGCTTAGAATAAACTTGGGTTCTGGGTGACTCAATTATTTTACAGCCAcagcattaatattttatttatctgcaaaaattaataaaacagacaCATAATATGAAATCCCGAAATTCAATAACATCAATATGTTTTGATTTCTCTTTgctgaattaaaaaaaccatgACCCAATTACAATCAGTCTGCGTTGcggtaaaacaaaaacacttGACTTCACAACAGAACAACCGTTGTATCTAACATGTGAATCGTAGCGTAGTCGGTGCGTACATTTGCATATAAATGTAGTTGCGGATATTGTTtttgtagcgccattgttCTTGTTATGATTGCGGTTAACATTCTCTTTCGATTGTCATTAAACTTTAGAACCCtatttgtcaattgtcaacgTCAACGACATTGTAGCAAAGACTGCGTTCTATTAGGTGCCGATTttcctaattttatttttattttactggattttttaatatatatagcgACAATGAATACAAAACACAAGAATGTTGGTTCATTCttacgaataataataataaacaagaataaaaagaaattaatctTTTTAGATCAAAGTATTCTACAATCCACTTGAAAcacaaatttcatcaaaatcggtccagcagTTTAGGAGGAGTTTAATGAAAACAGATGCGcagaatatttatatatatttatacagaaAGTAGGtccaatattataaaaagatcGAGATTTCTGTAGTGATACTCtttgataacaaaaataattttattatacttgcgttacagataatatttaataacattatattataagatCTTATATTTTGAGATTGTGTAATAGATACGTTGAAgtattatactttattataatagtatatgTAATTTGTATATCAGTCTTGAATTCGTACATACCACTGATAAGagaatttacattaattaacaaaCTTATCTTACATTCTGAACACACCAAATTTACTCTCTTTAAATGGCGCATTTAATGCCGCAGATAAACTAAGTCCTATAACTTTTCTTGTATCCCTTGGAGCGAGGATTCCATCGTCCCATATTCTGGCTGTACTAAAGTATGGCTTTCCTTCCATTTCGAATTGATTTTCTAAAGGTGCTCTAACTCTCCTGTCATCTTCTTCAGTCCATACCTTGCCCGACCTCTCTGCTTTATCTTTAGATACTAAAGACAACACAGTCGCCGCCTGAGGACCACCCATCACTGAAATTCTCGCATTTGGCCACATATATAAGAAACTCGGCGAATAAGCCCGACCGCACATACCATAATTCCCTGCCCCGAAACTGCCTCCAACAAGAACAGTTATTTTAGGGCCCTTGAAACAACTCACGGCGGTCACCATTTTCGCACCATTCTTAGCAATACCACCAGCCTCCGCTTCCCTTCCCACCATAAAACCGGTTATATTCTGAAGGAATAGCAACGGTATTTTACGTGCCGCGCAAAGCTGAATGAAATGTGAGCCTTTCAAAGCAGCTTCCGATTGCAATACACCATTATTTCCTATTACACCAACTGGATGCCCATAAATAGAAGCGAAGCCGCATACTAAAGTCTCTCCATAGAGTTGTTTGAATTCGTGGAATCTACTGCCATCAACAACACGAGCTATAACTTCACGGATGTCaaaaggtcgttgtatatttGCTCCTACAATGCCGTGCAGATCGTCGATATCGTGAATGGGTTCATCGACATTCGTAGGGTATATCCTTGCTTTTTGATCATTGTTCCAGTTTAAATTTGCGACTACATTCCTTGCTAAACATAAAGAATGTTCATCGTCCAATGCGAAGTGATCTGTGACTCCCGACTGCCGACAGTGCAGGTCAGCGCCACCTAAGTCTTCAGATGACACGGTCTCTCCTGTCGCTGCTTTGACTAATGGGGGGCCAGCTAAGAAAATAGTGCCCtgttctttaataattatactctCATCAGACATACTCGGTATGTAAGCTCCTCCTGCTGTGCACGATCCCATCACAACGGAAATCTGGGGTATTCCATCCGCTGACATATTGGCTTGGTTATAAAAAATTCTGCCAAAGTGTTCTCTATCTGGAAACACATCAGCCTGGTCCGGTAAATGAGCGCCGCCCGAGTCGACAAGATAAATACACGGAAGTCGACATTCCTGTGCAATTGCTTGCGCCCGTAGATGCTTCTTCACGGTAATTGGAAAGTATGTTCCGGCTTTAACTGTCGCGTCATTCGCGACGATCATACAATCGCGACCCTGAACTTTGCCTATAGCTGTGACTATTCCCGCGCTCGGAACCTGGCCTTTGTACAAGCCGTCTGCGGCTAACGTGCTTAGTTCTAAGACATCACTCCCTTCGTCCACTAACCG
The Pieris napi chromosome 1, ilPieNapi1.2, whole genome shotgun sequence DNA segment above includes these coding regions:
- the LOC125051865 gene encoding probable methylcrotonoyl-CoA carboxylase beta chain, mitochondrial; this translates as MLKLLRGIRRLKNQNRQYHGATVIGSEPNKNDPYYQENKDRMDELVEELRQKTNVAVKGGPDEAIKRHTARGKLLVRDRINRLVDEGSDVLELSTLAADGLYKGQVPSAGIVTAIGKVQGRDCMIVANDATVKAGTYFPITVKKHLRAQAIAQECRLPCIYLVDSGGAHLPDQADVFPDREHFGRIFYNQANMSADGIPQISVVMGSCTAGGAYIPSMSDESIIIKEQGTIFLAGPPLVKAATGETVSSEDLGGADLHCRQSGVTDHFALDDEHSLCLARNVVANLNWNNDQKARIYPTNVDEPIHDIDDLHGIVGANIQRPFDIREVIARVVDGSRFHEFKQLYGETLVCGFASIYGHPVGVIGNNGVLQSEAALKGSHFIQLCAARKIPLLFLQNITGFMVGREAEAGGIAKNGAKMVTAVSCFKGPKITVLVGGSFGAGNYGMCGRAYSPSFLYMWPNARISVMGGPQAATVLSLVSKDKAERSGKVWTEEDDRRVRAPLENQFEMEGKPYFSTARIWDDGILAPRDTRKVIGLSLSAALNAPFKESKFGVFRM